In Candidatus Defluviilinea proxima, a single genomic region encodes these proteins:
- the pgl gene encoding 6-phosphogluconolactonase: protein MKSDIRIFKDLETLSHEAANLFTEQAAHAITEHGRFLVALNGGSTPNRLFQLLATEYRDKVEWDKVHVFWGDERCVPPDDPGSSYGQARDALFVHVPIPETNIHRVIGEHEPVKAAQEYAVTLKEFASPPLDFPRFDLVYLGMGEDGHTASLFPNSLLDVTEPTLPVTAQYQDRPANRVTLTQLVLNQAHMVTFMATGEKKANTLAEVLSDRYNPALLPAQRIEPRDGRLIWLIDETAASRLPKQLTKKFCEG, encoded by the coding sequence ATGAAATCTGACATCCGCATCTTCAAAGATTTAGAAACACTAAGCCACGAAGCGGCCAATCTCTTTACCGAACAAGCCGCACATGCCATAACAGAACACGGACGATTTCTCGTTGCATTGAATGGTGGTAGCACACCGAATCGTCTCTTTCAGCTACTGGCAACAGAATATCGAGACAAGGTCGAATGGGACAAAGTCCACGTATTCTGGGGCGACGAACGATGTGTCCCACCCGATGACCCAGGCTCCAGTTACGGACAGGCGCGCGACGCACTCTTTGTCCACGTGCCAATACCTGAGACGAACATCCATCGTGTCATTGGGGAACACGAACCTGTCAAAGCCGCGCAAGAATATGCAGTGACGCTGAAAGAGTTTGCATCTCCTCCATTGGACTTTCCACGCTTCGATCTGGTGTACCTCGGTATGGGTGAAGATGGACACACCGCATCCCTGTTCCCTAATTCTCTCTTGGATGTGACAGAGCCAACTCTGCCAGTTACTGCGCAGTATCAGGATCGTCCCGCCAATCGTGTAACGCTTACACAGCTCGTGCTCAATCAAGCACACATGGTCACCTTTATGGCAACGGGTGAAAAGAAAGCAAATACGCTGGCAGAAGTGCTAAGCGACAGATATAATCCAGCACTATTGCCTGCCCAACGGATCGAACCCAGGGATGGCAGATTGATCTGGTTGATAGATGAGACCGCGGCAAGTAGATTGCCAAAACAATTAACTAAAAAATTTTGTGAAGGATAA
- a CDS encoding sulfurtransferase TusA family protein encodes MKEDVLLDCTDLLCPMPIVKTTKAMREMQSGQILKMIATDAGSPPDIAAWSRQTGNELLLSTTEGEKFIFFLKKA; translated from the coding sequence ATCAAAGAAGACGTCTTGTTGGATTGCACAGACTTGCTTTGCCCAATGCCGATCGTAAAAACAACAAAAGCCATGAGAGAGATGCAATCGGGGCAGATCTTGAAGATGATCGCCACAGATGCAGGCTCGCCACCGGATATCGCCGCGTGGAGTCGCCAGACCGGCAACGAATTGTTGCTTTCGACCACTGAAGGCGAAAAGTTCATTTTCTTTTTGAAGAAGGCCTAG
- a CDS encoding elongation factor G, translating into MKEYTTEFLRNVALVSHGGAGKTMLAEAFLHVTGATTRLGKVEDGTTVSDYDDEEHRRKISIYSSIIPIEHRDHKINIIDAPGYTDFVGEMISAMSVADGAIILVDAVAGIEVGTELAWRYADEFNLPRFIVINKMDRDNADFQKTYEAVTEFIQAHGKRVVQVHIPIGEKQDFKGVVDVIGMKCYMGDGKTTTEIPAELKEAAEAAHFAMVEDAAEGEDELMEKYLENGSLTDAEMVRGLEDVVYAGEFVPVFCAAGGREIGSLALLNDIIDLMPPPAQGPKRMAQGKDGEEELKPSDSGPLAAYVWKTTADPFVGKMTYFRVFSGTMQGDAHVWNQTKGVDERVSGLHFQRGKESFPAKTVHAGDIAVVSKLTATVTGDTFCDKGHPLTIVPPKFPAALYRVAITPKTQADAAKISPTLTRLCEEDMTLSWQSDLITHETVLQGMGDQHIDVAIHRAQAKFQVGLSTHEPKIPYREGITRKASAQYRHKKQSGGAGQFGEVHLRIEPYPEGDFAFDDELVGMNLSKSYLPPIEKGIKATMERGAFAGYPMSNVKVIVYDGKEHEVDSKPVAFEIAGREAFKLAVEAAGPVLFEPIMTVRVFVPDANMGDVMSDLNTRRGRVQGTESERGTTVVIAHVPMSEMTRYTTQVRSITGGRGYFTMEFDHYDVVPTHIANQIIEAHKKEMEAKKEE; encoded by the coding sequence ATGAAAGAGTATACCACCGAGTTTCTTCGCAACGTTGCGCTGGTATCGCATGGCGGCGCGGGTAAAACAATGTTGGCGGAGGCATTTCTTCATGTAACGGGGGCTACGACAAGGTTAGGCAAGGTCGAGGACGGGACAACAGTTTCAGATTATGATGATGAGGAACACCGTCGAAAAATTTCCATTTATTCAAGCATAATTCCCATAGAGCATCGCGATCATAAGATCAATATCATTGACGCGCCGGGCTACACAGACTTTGTTGGCGAGATGATCTCTGCCATGAGTGTGGCTGACGGCGCGATTATTTTAGTAGATGCTGTTGCGGGTATTGAGGTCGGCACTGAACTTGCATGGCGCTACGCCGACGAATTCAATCTGCCACGTTTTATTGTGATCAACAAGATGGATCGCGATAATGCTGATTTTCAAAAGACATACGAAGCTGTGACGGAATTTATACAGGCGCATGGCAAACGTGTTGTACAGGTTCATATCCCTATCGGTGAGAAGCAGGATTTCAAAGGTGTGGTGGATGTGATCGGTATGAAGTGTTACATGGGTGATGGCAAGACCACCACCGAGATCCCTGCGGAGTTGAAAGAAGCGGCGGAAGCGGCGCACTTTGCGATGGTGGAAGACGCGGCCGAGGGTGAAGATGAATTGATGGAGAAATACCTCGAGAACGGTTCTCTCACGGACGCCGAGATGGTTCGCGGTCTCGAGGATGTTGTTTACGCTGGTGAGTTTGTCCCGGTCTTTTGTGCGGCAGGTGGACGTGAAATTGGTTCGCTTGCGTTATTGAACGACATTATTGACTTGATGCCACCTCCTGCTCAGGGCCCCAAACGCATGGCACAGGGCAAAGATGGGGAAGAAGAATTAAAACCTTCAGACTCCGGTCCATTGGCGGCGTATGTTTGGAAGACCACGGCTGATCCGTTCGTTGGAAAGATGACGTACTTCCGTGTATTCTCCGGTACCATGCAGGGCGATGCCCATGTGTGGAATCAAACCAAGGGTGTTGATGAACGCGTCTCTGGTTTGCACTTCCAGCGCGGCAAGGAATCGTTCCCGGCCAAGACTGTCCATGCCGGTGATATTGCTGTCGTTTCCAAACTGACCGCAACTGTAACGGGCGATACATTCTGCGATAAAGGTCATCCATTGACCATTGTGCCGCCGAAATTCCCTGCGGCTTTGTACCGCGTGGCGATCACGCCCAAGACACAGGCCGATGCGGCCAAGATCTCGCCGACGTTGACCCGTCTGTGCGAAGAAGATATGACTCTCTCGTGGCAGAGCGACCTGATCACACATGAAACTGTTTTACAGGGCATGGGCGATCAGCACATTGACGTGGCGATCCATCGTGCGCAGGCGAAATTCCAGGTAGGTTTGAGCACTCACGAACCGAAGATCCCATACCGTGAAGGCATTACTAGAAAAGCCAGTGCCCAATATCGTCACAAGAAACAATCAGGCGGTGCAGGCCAATTTGGTGAAGTGCATTTACGCATTGAACCTTATCCCGAAGGTGACTTTGCGTTTGACGATGAACTTGTAGGTATGAACCTCTCCAAGTCTTACCTGCCTCCAATTGAAAAGGGCATCAAGGCTACCATGGAGCGCGGTGCGTTTGCTGGTTACCCGATGAGCAATGTAAAGGTGATCGTATATGACGGCAAGGAACATGAAGTGGATTCCAAGCCCGTAGCCTTTGAAATTGCAGGACGTGAGGCCTTCAAGTTAGCTGTAGAAGCAGCTGGACCGGTATTGTTCGAGCCGATCATGACCGTGCGTGTCTTTGTCCCAGATGCGAACATGGGCGATGTGATGAGTGACCTCAACACCCGCCGTGGACGTGTGCAAGGCACAGAATCAGAACGTGGTACAACAGTTGTCATTGCTCATGTGCCGATGTCTGAGATGACGCGCTACACCACACAGGTCCGTTCGATCACAGGTGGACGCGGTTATTTCACAATGGAGTTCGACCACTATGATGTAGTGCCGACTCACATTGCGAACCAGATCATCGAAGCCCATAAGAAGGAAATGGAAGCGAAGAAAGAAGAGTAG
- a CDS encoding MoaD/ThiS family protein, protein MPMIRVSSVISYYTDKQTHFEVSGTTALEAVQNAVEKYPQLKFHVFDGNGNLRRHISLFVNDVHVKELSGNETPVGEKDIVRILAAAAGG, encoded by the coding sequence ATGCCAATGATTCGTGTTTCGAGCGTCATCAGTTATTACACCGATAAGCAAACTCATTTCGAGGTATCGGGCACTACTGCGTTGGAAGCTGTACAAAATGCCGTGGAAAAATATCCGCAACTCAAATTCCATGTATTTGATGGGAACGGCAACCTGCGCAGACACATCAGTTTATTCGTGAACGATGTGCATGTGAAAGAGCTGAGCGGAAACGAAACGCCAGTGGGGGAGAAGGATATTGTCCGCATTCTGGCGGCGGCGGCTGGCGGTTAA
- a CDS encoding M67 family metallopeptidase translates to MLVVSKQLVEQINAHVERAYPGEGAGFLLGVEGEVKDILPLENAREEEARYNRFLLTPEDYMKAEMKAMELGVDLIGVFHSHPDCPNVPSEYDREWAQPFFSYIITRVDEGRSVSHRSWRLVEDRTTYEEEKIEII, encoded by the coding sequence ATGCTTGTTGTATCGAAACAGTTGGTCGAACAGATCAACGCACACGTGGAGCGTGCATACCCGGGTGAAGGGGCGGGGTTTTTGCTCGGCGTGGAAGGTGAAGTGAAGGACATTTTGCCATTGGAGAATGCGCGTGAAGAAGAAGCGCGCTATAACCGCTTTTTGCTGACGCCCGAAGATTACATGAAGGCTGAAATGAAAGCGATGGAGTTGGGCGTGGACTTGATCGGTGTGTTTCATTCCCATCCTGATTGTCCGAATGTGCCATCTGAATATGACCGTGAGTGGGCACAACCATTTTTCTCGTACATTATTACACGCGTGGATGAGGGTCGTTCAGTCAGTCACCGTTCGTGGCGGTTGGTGGAAGACCGCACCACGTATGAAGAAGAAAAAATAGAAATTATTTAA
- a CDS encoding DsrE/DsrF/DrsH-like family protein: MSKSNPNGPKRLALISSKGTLDWAYPPFILGSAAAAMGWEVGIFFTFYGLTLLKPELTAMVSPLGNPAMPMKMPFGPESFQNINWAMPNLLMANVPGFESLATTLMKQTFENKGVATIEELREASLDLGVRLIGCQMTMDVFGFKKEDFIPQAEIGGAATFLEYAADADVQLFI; encoded by the coding sequence ATGTCTAAATCGAATCCGAATGGGCCGAAGAGACTTGCTCTCATCTCCAGCAAAGGGACTCTGGACTGGGCGTATCCGCCATTTATCCTTGGCAGTGCTGCTGCTGCAATGGGTTGGGAAGTGGGTATCTTCTTTACCTTTTATGGTTTGACCTTGCTTAAGCCTGAACTGACTGCCATGGTTTCGCCGTTGGGTAACCCGGCCATGCCGATGAAGATGCCCTTTGGCCCCGAAAGTTTTCAAAATATCAATTGGGCGATGCCCAACTTGCTGATGGCGAATGTGCCTGGTTTTGAAAGTCTGGCTACAACCTTGATGAAGCAGACCTTTGAGAACAAAGGCGTTGCCACCATTGAGGAACTTCGTGAAGCATCTCTTGACCTGGGTGTTCGTTTGATCGGATGCCAGATGACGATGGATGTCTTCGGCTTCAAAAAGGAAGATTTCATCCCGCAGGCTGAGATTGGTGGCGCGGCAACGTTCCTTGAATATGCCGCTGATGCTGATGTACAATTGTTTATCTAG
- a CDS encoding cysteine synthase family protein, protein MTLLDYRITESKSFPLDGLASHVGETPLLPLRRVTSGLSPRVRVFAKAEWFNPGGSVKDRPALNIIQTALANGELGNGKRLLDSTSGNMGISYATFGAVLGIPVTITIPGNASPERMSILRALGAELILTDPLDGSDGAILKAREIAAAEPDVYWYANQYNNPANWGAHYKSTGPEIVYQTNGQVTHFVAGLGTSGTLTGTGRYLLENVPNVKIISFQPDAPFHGLEGLKHMPSAIKPGIYDESLAGTNLEVQTEAAHGMVKRLAREEGLFVGISSGAAAVAALQVASELDEGVVVTVFPDAGYKYLSDKSLWEAK, encoded by the coding sequence ATGACTTTACTGGATTATCGAATCACTGAATCAAAATCATTTCCTCTGGATGGACTCGCCTCTCATGTGGGGGAGACGCCTCTTCTCCCGCTTCGCCGCGTGACCTCAGGCCTGTCTCCTCGTGTAAGGGTCTTTGCCAAAGCTGAATGGTTCAACCCGGGCGGCTCCGTCAAGGACCGGCCTGCACTTAACATCATTCAAACTGCGCTTGCCAACGGCGAACTTGGAAACGGTAAGCGTTTGCTTGACTCAACCTCCGGCAACATGGGCATTTCGTATGCCACATTCGGCGCGGTGTTGGGAATCCCGGTCACGATCACGATACCGGGCAACGCCAGCCCCGAGCGGATGTCTATTCTCCGGGCGTTGGGTGCGGAGTTGATATTGACCGACCCACTGGATGGCTCGGATGGTGCAATCCTCAAGGCGCGTGAAATTGCGGCCGCAGAGCCTGATGTGTATTGGTATGCCAATCAATATAACAATCCGGCCAATTGGGGCGCGCATTACAAGTCCACAGGACCTGAGATCGTCTATCAAACGAATGGACAGGTAACGCATTTCGTTGCGGGCCTCGGTACCTCGGGTACGTTGACCGGTACCGGACGATATTTGCTTGAGAATGTACCCAACGTGAAGATCATTTCCTTCCAACCCGATGCGCCGTTCCACGGTCTCGAAGGGCTCAAGCATATGCCTAGTGCGATCAAGCCGGGGATTTATGATGAGTCATTGGCGGGGACCAACCTCGAGGTCCAGACTGAGGCGGCGCATGGGATGGTGAAAAGGCTGGCGCGTGAGGAAGGTCTGTTCGTGGGGATCTCGTCCGGTGCGGCGGCTGTCGCTGCGCTTCAAGTTGCAAGTGAATTGGATGAAGGTGTTGTGGTTACGGTATTCCCAGATGCTGGTTATAAGTATCTGAGCGATAAATCTTTGTGGGAGGCTAAGTAA
- a CDS encoding class I SAM-dependent methyltransferase, with translation MFRRLTFNLWYFRKPPWDSGISPPELLQFIHTHPPGKAIDLGCGTGTNLITLAHAGWQVTGVDFASRAIRMAKDKLKRENLTAELHVGDVTKLDHIPDSFDLALDIGCFHSLSSESKLDYLTQLDRLLAPNGFWLLYSFINPNPLQPTIGLVDAEIDLLSSRFSLLSRQNGFDRRERYSAWFLFQSGK, from the coding sequence ATGTTCCGCCGCCTAACCTTTAACCTTTGGTATTTCCGCAAACCGCCCTGGGATAGCGGCATCTCTCCTCCCGAACTTCTACAATTTATTCACACCCATCCTCCCGGCAAAGCTATTGACCTCGGTTGTGGCACCGGCACAAATCTCATCACGCTTGCACATGCCGGTTGGCAGGTCACAGGGGTGGATTTTGCCTCGCGTGCCATTCGCATGGCCAAAGACAAACTCAAACGCGAAAATCTCACAGCCGAACTGCACGTGGGCGATGTAACCAAGCTCGATCATATCCCCGACTCTTTTGATCTTGCTCTCGATATCGGGTGCTTTCATAGTCTTTCCTCCGAAAGCAAACTGGACTATCTAACTCAACTGGATCGACTCCTCGCCCCAAACGGATTCTGGCTCCTATACAGTTTCATCAACCCAAACCCGCTTCAACCTACCATTGGACTTGTTGATGCCGAAATTGACCTTCTCTCCTCCCGGTTCTCTCTCCTCTCCCGCCAAAACGGATTCGATAGGCGCGAACGATACTCAGCATGGTTCTTATTCCAATCAGGAAAATAA